In a single window of the Zea mays cultivar B73 chromosome 5, Zm-B73-REFERENCE-NAM-5.0, whole genome shotgun sequence genome:
- the LOC100276384 gene encoding uncharacterized protein LOC100276384, with product MSASSSMTKKASSFVVAASMSAVEALKDQAGLCRWDYALRSLYNRAAAANKVVAGRAVPLSLSSSQTAGGSGSAAAAGRAARPRRSEEEKMHKAYHLVCWGPN from the coding sequence ATGAGCGCATCGTCGTCCATGACCAAGAAGGCGTCGTCGTTCGTGGTGGCGGCGAGCATGAGCGCGGTGGAGGCGCTCAAGGACCAGGCGGGGCTGTGCCGGTGGGACTACGCGCTCCGCTCCCTCTACAACCGCGCGGCCGCCGCCAATAAGGTCGTCGCCGGCCGCGCCGTCCCgttgtcgttgtcgtcgtcccaaACCGCGGGTGGCAGTGGCAGCGCCGCGGCCGCCGGTAGGGCCGCCAGGCCCAGGCGATCGGAGGAGGAGAAGATGCACAAGGCGTACCACCTCGTCTGCTGGGGCCCTAACTAA